One part of the Halostagnicola larsenii XH-48 genome encodes these proteins:
- a CDS encoding 3-hydroxyacyl-CoA dehydrogenase family protein, giving the protein MQITVLGAGSMGHGIAQVSAMAGHDVVLRDVEEAFVEDGLEGVRDNLQGGVDRDKVTETEMEETLARIQGTTDLEAAVEDADLVVEAVPEDMDLKQEVFADVEAAADEETVIASNTSSLSVTEMASALDRPERAIGLHFFNPPHIMDLVEIVVAERTDDRTESFAVDYVRDLEKEAVVVRDTAGFASSRLGVATGLEAIRMVEEGVASPADIDEAMKIGYGYPMGPLELTDHVGLDVRLHIAEHLREELGERFKPPQMLRRKVRAGTLGKKSGEGFYVWKDGERVGMSGDWGERNE; this is encoded by the coding sequence ATGCAAATTACGGTACTCGGAGCCGGGAGTATGGGCCACGGAATCGCGCAGGTCTCCGCGATGGCGGGTCACGACGTCGTTCTCAGGGACGTCGAAGAAGCGTTCGTCGAGGACGGACTCGAGGGGGTCCGCGACAACTTGCAAGGCGGCGTCGACCGGGACAAAGTCACCGAAACCGAGATGGAAGAAACCTTGGCGCGCATCCAGGGGACGACAGACCTCGAGGCGGCCGTCGAAGACGCCGACCTCGTCGTCGAGGCGGTTCCCGAGGACATGGACCTGAAACAGGAGGTCTTCGCGGACGTCGAGGCCGCCGCGGACGAGGAGACGGTCATCGCGTCGAACACCTCCTCACTGTCGGTGACCGAGATGGCGAGCGCACTCGATCGACCCGAACGGGCGATCGGCCTCCACTTTTTCAACCCGCCGCACATCATGGATCTGGTCGAAATCGTCGTCGCCGAACGGACCGATGACCGGACGGAATCGTTCGCCGTCGACTACGTCCGCGACCTCGAGAAGGAAGCCGTCGTCGTTCGGGATACCGCCGGCTTCGCTTCCTCGAGACTCGGCGTCGCGACCGGCCTCGAGGCGATTCGGATGGTCGAGGAGGGCGTCGCCAGTCCGGCTGACATCGACGAGGCGATGAAAATCGGCTACGGCTATCCGATGGGGCCGCTCGAGCTAACCGATCACGTCGGCCTCGACGTTCGACTCCACATCGCCGAACATCTCCGCGAGGAACTCGGCGAGCGGTTCAAGCCGCCCCAGATGCTCCGGCGGAAGGTCCGCGCCGGGACCCTCGGGAAGAAGTCAGGCGAGGGGTTCTACGTCTGGAAAGACGGCGAGCGCGTCGGGATGAGCGGCGACTGGGGTGAGAGAAATGAGTGA
- a CDS encoding enoyl-CoA hydratase/isomerase family protein codes for MSELEDEYDLLSVEVGTHADRVATVAIERPDARNALNEQVRTELKDAVAAADADDDVRVLVLTGGDGSGSFVAGADVTEFRERGVVEQREASERPRVYETVDDATIPVIARINGHALGGGCELAQACDVRIAEAGSKLGQPEINLGIIPGGGGTQRLTRLVGEGQAMRLILSGELIDAEEAHEIGLVDEVLETDDLDERVYDLAGKMASKSPIALEFAKNAVKASSRMGLEEGIDYEAELFVQLFATDDKDEGIDAFLEGRDPEFTGE; via the coding sequence ATGAGTGAACTCGAAGACGAGTACGACCTGCTGTCGGTCGAGGTGGGCACCCACGCTGATCGGGTCGCGACCGTTGCAATCGAGCGTCCGGACGCTCGAAACGCGCTCAATGAGCAGGTTCGAACGGAACTCAAAGACGCCGTCGCGGCGGCCGATGCAGACGACGACGTTCGCGTCCTCGTCCTCACCGGCGGCGATGGTTCGGGCTCGTTCGTCGCCGGCGCGGACGTCACGGAGTTTCGAGAGCGCGGGGTCGTCGAGCAACGCGAGGCGAGCGAGCGCCCGCGGGTCTACGAGACAGTCGACGACGCGACGATTCCCGTGATCGCCCGGATCAACGGCCACGCGCTCGGCGGCGGCTGCGAACTCGCCCAGGCCTGCGACGTGCGGATCGCCGAAGCCGGCTCGAAACTCGGCCAGCCCGAGATCAACCTCGGCATCATCCCCGGCGGCGGCGGCACCCAGCGGCTCACCCGGCTCGTCGGCGAGGGACAGGCGATGCGGTTGATCCTCTCTGGCGAGTTGATCGACGCCGAGGAGGCCCACGAAATCGGCCTCGTCGACGAAGTGCTCGAGACGGACGACCTCGACGAGCGGGTGTACGACCTCGCCGGGAAGATGGCGTCAAAGAGCCCGATCGCGCTCGAGTTCGCCAAGAACGCCGTGAAAGCGAGCTCTCGAATGGGGCTCGAGGAGGGGATAGATTACGAGGCCGAACTGTTCGTGCAGTTGTTCGCCACCGACGACAAGGACGAGGGAATCGACGCGTTCCTCGAGGGGCGCGATCCGGAGTTCACGGGGGAATAG
- a CDS encoding long-chain-fatty-acid--CoA ligase: MKQPLLTTDYLDRAVTLFGDEIGVIADDGTAFTYAELGERVDRLSNALQARGVEKGDRVALLSPNSHYFIETLYATMQLGALFVPLNVRLQPAEYDYLVDDCDPTVLIADYEYAGKLEHLKGDQGVESWIAYDAAAVDGGEAGEPGRSSSDSSDVDWDDYETVLENSSPNAPDAVDLSEDDDATILYTSGTTGDPKGVVHTHRIQHYHALIHAHHVEFEDDDTILWTSPMFHINGWGHIYGLTGIGGTHVILRDFDPGTVFERIREHDVSFLGGAPTVLNMLLEYHDEADVPTSGEKPVRVETAASPPPKQTIRRTEDELGWRIIHAYGATETGPLITTSNSRRKIEGGDTYDIINKPGFATLNTKIRVVDEDGEDVPRDDETKGEVVARGNQVLDRYWNKPAATERAFHDRVDDWFHTGDIATIDEHEMITIVDRKKDIIISGGENISSIEVQDTIYDHPDVRMAAVIAVPHEKWGETPKALVVTDDDSELTEDDLIEFTRDKLAHYKCPTQVEFRDTLPQTSTGKIQKFELREEHWNDTAGNVN, translated from the coding sequence ATGAAACAGCCACTACTCACGACGGACTATCTGGATCGAGCGGTGACCCTGTTCGGCGACGAAATCGGCGTGATCGCAGACGACGGGACGGCGTTTACGTACGCCGAACTCGGCGAGCGAGTCGATCGACTGTCGAACGCGCTGCAGGCACGCGGAGTCGAGAAGGGGGACCGCGTCGCCCTGCTGTCGCCGAACTCCCATTACTTCATCGAGACGCTGTACGCGACGATGCAACTCGGCGCGCTGTTCGTCCCGTTGAACGTCCGGCTCCAACCAGCGGAGTACGACTATCTGGTCGACGACTGCGATCCGACCGTCCTCATCGCCGACTACGAGTACGCGGGGAAACTCGAGCACCTCAAAGGCGATCAAGGCGTCGAGTCGTGGATCGCCTACGACGCCGCCGCGGTCGACGGCGGTGAGGCCGGTGAACCCGGGCGATCCTCGTCGGACTCGTCCGACGTAGACTGGGACGATTACGAGACCGTCCTCGAGAACTCGTCACCGAACGCGCCGGACGCGGTCGATCTCTCGGAGGACGACGACGCGACGATCCTCTACACGTCGGGGACGACGGGGGATCCGAAAGGGGTCGTCCACACCCATCGCATCCAGCACTACCACGCGCTGATCCACGCCCACCACGTCGAGTTCGAGGACGACGACACCATCCTGTGGACCTCGCCGATGTTCCACATCAACGGTTGGGGACACATCTACGGGCTCACCGGCATCGGCGGCACCCACGTCATCCTGCGGGATTTCGACCCCGGAACGGTGTTCGAGCGCATCCGCGAGCACGACGTGTCGTTCCTCGGCGGCGCGCCGACGGTCTTGAACATGCTCCTCGAGTACCACGACGAAGCCGACGTTCCGACCAGCGGCGAGAAGCCGGTCCGTGTCGAGACCGCCGCGAGTCCGCCGCCGAAACAGACGATCAGGCGGACCGAGGACGAACTCGGCTGGCGGATCATCCACGCCTACGGCGCGACCGAGACCGGCCCGCTGATCACGACCAGCAACTCGAGGCGCAAGATCGAGGGCGGCGACACGTACGACATCATCAACAAACCGGGCTTCGCCACGCTGAACACGAAGATACGCGTCGTCGACGAGGACGGCGAGGACGTTCCGCGGGACGACGAGACGAAAGGCGAGGTCGTCGCTCGAGGAAACCAGGTCCTCGATCGGTACTGGAACAAGCCGGCTGCAACCGAACGGGCGTTTCACGACCGGGTCGACGACTGGTTCCACACCGGCGACATCGCGACCATCGACGAGCACGAGATGATAACCATCGTCGACCGGAAGAAAGATATCATCATCTCCGGCGGCGAGAACATCTCCTCGATCGAAGTGCAGGATACGATCTACGACCACCCCGACGTTCGAATGGCCGCGGTCATCGCCGTTCCCCACGAGAAGTGGGGCGAGACGCCGAAGGCGCTCGTCGTCACCGACGACGATTCGGAGCTAACCGAAGACGACCTCATCGAGTTCACTCGAGACAAACTCGCTCATTACAAGTGCCCGACGCAGGTCGAGTTTCGCGATACGCTTCCCCAGACCTCGACCGGCAAGATCCAGAAGTTCGAACTCAGGGAAGAACACTGGAACGATACCGCAGGCAACGTCAACTAA
- the fdhF gene encoding formate dehydrogenase subunit alpha has product MSSNDDPQTGGAQAPLPSVPSVEDPQPSTPLTEDFRTGTANDPDVPTGDGQTTLTVDGRSVTVDGDATVLEALEKVGDDSSVPALCHYDQSDEIGPRNTCQTCVVDTDEEGLISACSHPAEEGLTVRTDAPDAAEVRDVNLDLVLSNHNLRCTTCGKNGRCELQDTAIEQEVEHPRYGVFDDRDAYEPLDDTSPFIQIDRNKCILCNRCVEACNDVQVEGVLRIEGTGEDTRIAFQNESEAMAGSSCVSCGHCATVCPTGSLTEKGLVDSATLPIPGFSQKNSIGKAIEYDGDGEDAAASETGRADAGPAEPDDSLSGVAGLMERSKRRATSALESAGKRAFLEGEHAAEGVASSVLSEGRMFDIAEFVSKHRLENIDVTETTCGYCSVGCRFEVYGKDDEFLGVRPTDAEHAPANDGFSTCVKGKFGYDFVNSEDRLETPLIRENGQLREASWEEALERVVEELSAIIDEDGPDALSCFASSKCTNEEDYLMQKFARQVLGTKNIDNCARLCHSSTVAALKQTVGYGAMTNRIEDVANTDCYLITGSNTTGSHPVLATRIKQNVRDGADLIVFDPRKIDIAEHADQYTRVEPGYDVAWINGLTRYIVWNDLHDEAFIEEHTKHFDELQEKLEPFTPEEVERLCGVPPAELASAAETIAAADTCVFGWAMGMTQHSHGTQNVLALANLALVTGQLGKPNAGLSPFRGHNNVQGGGGDMGTLPNTLPGYQPVDDPDVLDAFEEVWDERPPAEVGLTVPESFTEAHEGNVRGMYVMGENPALSEPDIGHAEEALEKLDFLVVQDIFRTETAEYADVVLPAASFAEKDGTFTNTERRVQLVGKAVDTPGAARQDWRILQDLANRLGYDWSYDSPAEVMDEIADLTPIYGGISHGRLENEGGLQWPCRDADDPGTPYLYEDGFNFADDKARFVPADLGEPNELPDEEYPLTMTTGRVLYHFHTGTLSRRVEGIMSHVGESFVEIHPETAEQLEIADGDSVTVESRRGSTVVRAQVTDRPDRGVVFMPMHFAEGAVNELTQEAFDPISGIPEYKVSSVRVSRSETPPSPEN; this is encoded by the coding sequence ATGAGTTCGAACGACGACCCACAGACGGGAGGAGCCCAAGCGCCGCTTCCGAGCGTTCCCTCCGTCGAAGATCCACAGCCGAGTACGCCGCTGACCGAGGACTTCCGGACGGGCACGGCGAACGACCCCGACGTACCGACCGGCGACGGCCAGACGACCCTCACGGTCGACGGGCGGTCGGTTACCGTCGACGGCGATGCGACGGTGCTCGAAGCCCTCGAGAAGGTCGGCGATGATTCGTCGGTTCCCGCGCTCTGTCACTACGACCAGAGCGACGAGATCGGGCCGCGAAACACGTGCCAGACCTGCGTCGTCGACACCGACGAAGAAGGGTTGATCTCCGCCTGCAGTCACCCCGCAGAGGAGGGGCTGACCGTTCGGACGGACGCTCCCGACGCAGCGGAAGTGCGAGATGTCAACCTAGATTTGGTGCTGTCGAACCACAACCTTCGATGTACGACCTGCGGAAAGAACGGCCGATGTGAACTGCAAGACACGGCCATCGAACAGGAAGTCGAACACCCCCGATACGGCGTCTTCGACGACCGAGACGCCTACGAACCGCTCGACGACACGTCGCCGTTCATCCAGATCGACCGCAACAAGTGCATCCTCTGCAATCGCTGCGTCGAAGCCTGTAACGACGTGCAGGTCGAAGGCGTCCTGCGGATCGAGGGGACCGGCGAAGACACCCGCATCGCCTTCCAGAACGAGAGTGAGGCGATGGCCGGCTCGTCGTGTGTCTCCTGTGGCCACTGCGCGACCGTCTGCCCGACCGGCTCGCTTACGGAGAAAGGGCTCGTCGACAGCGCGACCCTGCCGATTCCGGGCTTCTCCCAGAAGAATTCGATCGGGAAAGCGATCGAGTACGACGGGGACGGCGAGGACGCGGCCGCCAGTGAGACGGGCAGAGCAGACGCCGGCCCCGCAGAACCGGACGACTCCCTCTCGGGCGTCGCCGGGCTGATGGAGCGGAGCAAACGGCGGGCCACGAGCGCGCTCGAGTCCGCCGGGAAACGAGCGTTCCTCGAGGGCGAGCACGCCGCGGAGGGCGTCGCCTCGAGCGTGCTCTCGGAAGGGCGGATGTTCGACATCGCGGAGTTCGTCTCGAAGCACCGTCTCGAAAACATCGACGTAACCGAAACGACCTGTGGCTACTGCAGCGTCGGCTGCCGGTTCGAGGTCTACGGCAAGGACGACGAGTTCCTGGGCGTGCGACCGACCGACGCCGAGCACGCCCCCGCGAACGACGGCTTCTCGACCTGCGTGAAAGGGAAGTTCGGCTACGATTTCGTCAACAGCGAAGATCGCCTCGAGACGCCGCTGATCCGCGAGAATGGGCAGCTTCGAGAGGCGAGCTGGGAGGAGGCGCTCGAGCGCGTCGTCGAGGAGCTCTCGGCGATTATCGACGAAGACGGGCCGGACGCCCTCTCCTGTTTCGCGTCCTCGAAGTGTACCAACGAGGAGGACTACCTGATGCAGAAGTTCGCCCGGCAGGTGCTCGGGACGAAAAACATCGACAACTGCGCGCGGCTCTGTCACTCCTCGACGGTCGCGGCGCTCAAACAGACCGTCGGCTACGGCGCGATGACCAACCGCATCGAGGACGTCGCCAACACCGACTGCTACCTGATCACCGGCTCGAACACGACCGGGAGTCATCCCGTGTTGGCCACGCGAATCAAGCAGAACGTCCGCGACGGCGCGGACCTCATCGTCTTCGATCCGCGGAAGATCGATATCGCCGAGCACGCCGACCAGTATACGCGCGTCGAGCCGGGCTACGACGTGGCCTGGATCAACGGGCTCACGCGCTACATCGTCTGGAACGACCTCCACGACGAAGCGTTCATCGAGGAGCACACGAAACACTTCGACGAACTGCAGGAGAAACTCGAGCCGTTCACGCCCGAGGAAGTCGAACGGCTGTGTGGCGTCCCGCCGGCGGAGTTGGCCAGCGCGGCGGAGACGATTGCCGCGGCGGACACGTGCGTCTTCGGCTGGGCGATGGGCATGACCCAGCACTCCCACGGCACGCAGAACGTGCTCGCGCTGGCGAACCTCGCGCTGGTCACCGGCCAGCTCGGAAAGCCGAACGCCGGGCTCTCGCCGTTCCGCGGCCACAACAACGTCCAGGGCGGGGGCGGCGACATGGGCACGCTCCCGAACACGCTGCCGGGCTACCAGCCCGTCGACGACCCCGACGTGCTCGACGCCTTCGAAGAGGTCTGGGACGAACGCCCGCCCGCGGAGGTCGGGCTCACGGTGCCCGAATCGTTCACGGAAGCCCACGAGGGCAACGTCCGCGGGATGTACGTCATGGGCGAGAATCCGGCGCTCTCGGAACCCGATATCGGCCACGCCGAGGAAGCCCTCGAGAAGCTCGACTTCCTCGTGGTTCAGGACATCTTCCGGACCGAGACCGCCGAATACGCCGACGTGGTCCTCCCCGCGGCGTCGTTCGCCGAGAAGGACGGCACGTTCACGAACACCGAACGGCGGGTACAACTGGTCGGGAAAGCCGTCGACACGCCGGGGGCGGCGCGCCAGGACTGGCGAATCCTCCAGGACCTCGCGAACCGCCTGGGCTACGACTGGTCCTACGACTCGCCCGCGGAAGTCATGGACGAGATCGCCGACCTCACGCCGATCTACGGCGGTATCAGCCACGGCAGGCTCGAGAACGAGGGCGGGCTCCAGTGGCCGTGTCGAGACGCGGACGATCCGGGGACGCCGTACCTCTACGAGGATGGGTTCAACTTCGCGGACGACAAGGCGCGGTTCGTCCCCGCCGACCTCGGCGAGCCGAACGAACTCCCCGACGAGGAGTATCCGCTGACGATGACGACCGGGCGGGTGCTCTATCACTTCCACACGGGCACGCTCAGCCGCCGCGTCGAGGGGATCATGTCCCACGTCGGCGAGAGCTTCGTCGAGATTCATCCGGAGACCGCCGAGCAACTCGAGATCGCAGACGGCGACTCGGTCACGGTCGAATCGCGGCGCGGGTCGACGGTCGTCCGGGCGCAGGTGACCGACCGCCCCGACCGCGGCGTTGTCTTCATGCCGATGCACTTCGCGGAGGGAGCCGTCAACGAACTCACCCAGGAGGCGTTCGACCCGATCAGCGGGATTCCCGAGTACAAAGTCTCGAGCGTGCGAGTGAGCCGGTCCGAGACACCACCGAGTCCGGAGAACTGA
- a CDS encoding NADH-ubiquinone oxidoreductase-F iron-sulfur binding region domain-containing protein, whose protein sequence is MNGNTNGPSPVVRVADTPGSASIRTAASKAAGDVPVVAVGQIGVTAVEPLLLATLEGETAFVPRCEPDDARRITEMLADGELPRENATRIVEHDPETPTLPTGDDPRFETGERRVLEACGWVDPTSEADYLARGPALASKTDDSGERTLLELANETGVRGRGRGDDAADAPIGEYWHTAVEAEGEPVVVVNANEADHRVNLDSLLLRSDPFSVLDPAVAIAAQIGAPNVVVYVNEADESVQRTATAAAESVAAFDGHDVSVEVVTGPDEYKAGEPTMALESLEGNDRLEARRRPPGPAEYGLYGRPTIVHTPRTFAQLRQLASDRSPVGVDADPGTRLFDVSGAVDARRVVELPTSATLETVLEAVEPDARMKVACVGGAFGGLTESLDVPANASGLEAAGLGTNGGVELFGDDRCTVALAGRRTTFARRENCGRCVPCREGSVQLTELLRAAYDGQNIVADARELARVMGRSSVCGFGRDAARPVTTALNRFESEFTAHTDGRCPAGECEVSRS, encoded by the coding sequence ATGAACGGGAACACAAACGGGCCGTCGCCGGTCGTTCGGGTGGCGGACACGCCGGGGTCGGCGTCGATACGAACGGCGGCCTCGAAGGCGGCGGGGGACGTGCCGGTCGTCGCCGTCGGGCAGATCGGCGTAACCGCGGTCGAACCGTTGCTACTGGCGACCCTCGAGGGCGAAACCGCGTTCGTCCCTCGGTGCGAGCCCGACGATGCGAGACGGATCACTGAGATGCTGGCCGACGGGGAACTTCCCCGAGAGAACGCGACGAGAATCGTCGAGCACGACCCGGAAACACCGACCTTGCCGACGGGCGACGACCCCCGGTTCGAGACCGGTGAACGACGCGTCCTCGAGGCCTGCGGCTGGGTCGATCCGACGAGCGAGGCTGACTACCTCGCGCGAGGACCTGCCCTCGCTTCCAAGACGGATGATTCCGGCGAGCGGACGCTCCTCGAACTCGCGAACGAAACCGGTGTCCGCGGGCGGGGACGTGGTGATGACGCCGCGGACGCACCGATCGGCGAGTACTGGCACACTGCGGTCGAAGCCGAGGGCGAACCGGTCGTCGTGGTCAACGCCAACGAAGCCGATCACCGAGTGAACCTCGACTCGTTACTCCTGCGTTCGGATCCGTTCAGCGTGCTCGACCCCGCGGTGGCAATCGCAGCGCAAATAGGCGCGCCGAACGTCGTCGTCTACGTCAACGAAGCTGACGAGAGCGTCCAGCGAACGGCGACTGCCGCAGCCGAATCCGTCGCGGCGTTCGACGGCCACGACGTGAGCGTCGAAGTCGTCACCGGCCCCGACGAGTACAAAGCCGGCGAACCGACGATGGCCCTCGAGTCGCTGGAAGGAAACGACCGTCTCGAGGCGCGTCGACGCCCACCGGGACCGGCCGAATACGGGCTCTACGGCCGCCCGACGATCGTCCACACGCCGCGGACGTTCGCACAGCTGCGCCAACTGGCGTCGGATCGATCGCCCGTCGGCGTCGACGCCGATCCAGGAACCAGACTGTTCGACGTAAGCGGTGCGGTCGACGCCCGGAGAGTCGTCGAGCTTCCGACGAGCGCGACCCTCGAGACAGTGCTCGAGGCCGTCGAGCCCGACGCGCGGATGAAAGTCGCCTGCGTCGGCGGCGCGTTCGGCGGGCTCACGGAGTCGTTGGACGTGCCCGCGAACGCGAGCGGGCTCGAGGCCGCCGGACTCGGCACGAACGGCGGGGTCGAGCTGTTCGGCGACGATCGATGTACGGTCGCACTCGCCGGGCGGCGAACCACGTTCGCTCGCCGGGAAAACTGCGGCCGGTGCGTCCCGTGTCGCGAGGGCTCGGTTCAGTTGACCGAGCTCCTGCGAGCCGCCTACGACGGGCAGAATATCGTCGCCGACGCGCGCGAACTCGCTCGCGTGATGGGGCGCTCGAGTGTTTGCGGCTTCGGTCGTGACGCCGCCCGACCGGTGACGACAGCCCTGAACCGCTTCGAATCGGAGTTCACCGCCCACACCGACGGCCGGTGTCCCGCCGGCGAGTGCGAGGTGAGCCGCTCATGA
- a CDS encoding enoyl-CoA hydratase/isomerase family protein, producing MGFETLEVTVEDGIATVRLDNEPVNVIDQQMRHELAEVVDVLREDRVRVGVFLGAADVFSVGADVGLFEDAQSWTTAEFRSNSRILGGAFDALEEIEKPILAALEGTCVGGGLELALACDVRIAAPDATLGFPEHNIGLLPGLGGCSRFVTLVGPGVAKDMIFSGDLVDGERAREIGLVERVEADPDAAALEYADSLCEQPPQAVGLAKRVVNAARETDTQTAGLLESLAQSTLLETDDHREGIRAFREKRDPEFTGE from the coding sequence ATGGGATTCGAAACGCTCGAGGTTACCGTCGAGGATGGAATCGCCACCGTTCGGCTCGACAACGAACCGGTCAACGTGATCGATCAGCAGATGCGCCACGAACTGGCCGAGGTCGTCGACGTGCTCCGCGAGGACCGAGTTCGGGTTGGCGTGTTCCTCGGAGCGGCAGACGTGTTTTCGGTCGGTGCCGACGTCGGCCTGTTCGAGGACGCCCAATCGTGGACGACCGCGGAGTTTCGGTCGAACTCCCGCATCCTCGGCGGGGCGTTCGACGCCCTCGAGGAGATCGAGAAACCGATTCTCGCGGCCCTCGAGGGAACCTGCGTCGGCGGCGGCCTCGAACTCGCGCTGGCCTGTGACGTCAGGATCGCCGCCCCGGACGCGACGCTGGGGTTTCCCGAACACAATATCGGGCTGCTCCCCGGGCTGGGTGGCTGTTCGCGGTTTGTCACCCTCGTCGGTCCGGGGGTCGCAAAGGACATGATTTTCAGCGGCGACCTCGTCGACGGCGAGCGGGCTCGAGAGATCGGGCTCGTCGAGCGTGTCGAGGCGGATCCGGACGCTGCGGCGCTCGAGTACGCCGACTCGCTCTGTGAGCAGCCGCCCCAGGCGGTCGGACTGGCCAAACGCGTCGTTAACGCCGCACGAGAGACGGACACCCAGACCGCGGGTCTGCTCGAGTCGCTCGCCCAGAGCACCCTCCTCGAGACGGACGACCACCGGGAAGGGATTCGGGCGTTCCGAGAAAAACGCGATCCCGAATTCACCGGCGAGTAA
- a CDS encoding VOC family protein, producing the protein MAAHDIPIRVDHVGIAIESIEAGEPVLEALGCEKLLEEPVEDEFRWAYYELGDASRIELIAPIADGTFLTSYLAENGPGLHHVTLEVGDIEGMIETLERAGLQVVDYTEREDWSEAFVSPANPTGTLFQLMEYHESYVESRREHGNPCIGGARVDSD; encoded by the coding sequence ATGGCAGCACACGACATTCCGATTCGGGTCGATCACGTCGGTATCGCCATCGAGTCGATCGAGGCCGGCGAACCGGTTCTCGAGGCACTCGGCTGCGAGAAACTCCTCGAGGAGCCGGTCGAGGACGAGTTCAGGTGGGCCTACTACGAACTCGGCGACGCCTCGCGGATCGAACTCATCGCCCCGATCGCCGACGGGACGTTTCTGACGAGCTACCTCGCGGAGAACGGGCCGGGACTCCACCACGTGACGCTCGAGGTCGGCGATATCGAGGGGATGATCGAGACGCTCGAGCGGGCGGGACTCCAGGTCGTCGACTACACGGAACGCGAAGACTGGTCGGAGGCGTTCGTTTCGCCGGCGAATCCAACGGGCACGCTGTTTCAGCTCATGGAGTATCACGAGAGCTACGTCGAGAGCCGACGGGAGCATGGAAACCCCTGTATCGGGGGCGCTCGAGTCGATAGCGACTGA
- a CDS encoding enoyl-CoA hydratase/isomerase family protein: MSNTVERVHESVRIERLETESVARLVLETNRTSLNVFHPSSVEALATAVESLSGDVDALVLHGEPVFSAGADLGEIERTPQEMRSAKIDTIAAASNRFIRSVRTFPAPVIAGVTGVAAGGGLGFVLASDLVYMHEDAVLNTGYARVGLTPDNAAPFFLVKTVGPYKARELFFDTDPITASEAVDLGLANECFDGPESAFLDRVTERAIEYADGPTETYARTKTLVDSVFDGRLDRHLEEERAAIKRMSDSDVFDEGLSAFLEDRQPEWE; encoded by the coding sequence GTGAGTAACACGGTAGAACGCGTTCACGAATCGGTTCGCATCGAACGTCTCGAGACCGAGTCGGTCGCTCGACTTGTCCTCGAAACGAATCGGACGTCGTTGAACGTCTTTCACCCCTCGAGCGTCGAGGCGCTTGCCACTGCCGTCGAATCCCTGTCCGGGGACGTCGACGCGCTCGTCCTGCACGGCGAGCCGGTGTTCTCGGCCGGGGCCGACCTCGGCGAGATCGAACGGACCCCGCAGGAAATGCGGTCGGCCAAGATCGATACGATCGCCGCCGCCTCGAATCGATTCATCCGATCGGTTCGGACCTTCCCCGCGCCGGTGATCGCGGGCGTCACCGGCGTCGCCGCGGGCGGCGGACTCGGGTTCGTCCTCGCCTCGGATCTCGTCTACATGCACGAGGACGCGGTCCTCAACACGGGCTACGCGCGAGTGGGGCTCACCCCCGATAACGCGGCTCCGTTCTTCCTCGTCAAGACCGTCGGCCCGTACAAAGCCCGAGAGCTGTTCTTCGACACCGATCCGATCACCGCGAGCGAAGCCGTCGACCTCGGTCTCGCGAACGAGTGCTTCGACGGGCCGGAATCGGCGTTTCTCGACAGGGTTACGGAACGCGCGATCGAGTACGCCGACGGGCCCACCGAAACGTACGCCCGGACGAAGACGCTCGTCGACTCCGTTTTCGACGGACGACTCGACAGGCACCTCGAGGAAGAACGCGCCGCGATCAAGCGAATGAGCGACTCGGACGTCTTCGACGAGGGGCTCTCTGCGTTCCTCGAGGATCGCCAGCCCGAGTGGGAGTAA